A genomic region of Denticeps clupeoides chromosome 17, fDenClu1.1, whole genome shotgun sequence contains the following coding sequences:
- the hsbp1b gene encoding heat shock factor-binding protein 1b has translation MAETDPKSVQDLTAVVQTLLQQMQDKFQTMSDQIIGRIDEMSTRIDDLEKNIADLMTQAGVEEVEGENKVKEGEGS, from the exons ATGGCCGAAACGGATCCCAAATCTGTGCAAGATCTAACCGCTGTG GTACAGACTTTATTGCAGCAGATGCAGGACAAGTTCCAGACCATGTCCGATCAGATCATTGGGAGAA TTGATGAGATGAGCACACGCATTGATGACCTGGAGAAGAACATTGCAGATCTCATGACCCAAGCAGGCGTAGAGGAAGTGGAAGGAGAAAACAAAGTTAAAGAAGGAGAGGGGTCCTAA